In one window of Archocentrus centrarchus isolate MPI-CPG fArcCen1 chromosome 11, fArcCen1, whole genome shotgun sequence DNA:
- the susd5 gene encoding sushi domain-containing protein 5 has product MLDRYHHKLLLFGCLACLLVTVVNGDGRVFVLDVRNSSGLQGFRDAKQACSSQHGRLASVEELRHAVVECFFSPCTRGWLYGGSVGTTVCDVVGGVLKAIEVRIENATEDAAHLDAFCIKGEDEPCGDPPAFPNAHLHSHSGSEMGDELLYTCVPGYVMPSGQTTFSLLCDSCREWYGLVQICVKEEAESHTDYEDKFTDSYVETERHPETPVEAHGSVHEEVHGAAYPHGERSVEQQETSFRGKAEEDHQGKKRKVGGEVADHGKTFEGASVEGEKNKERAVEDFIGHQTWEQERTEVVKTDRVEATEAPVSLLSQKHMFWFPSETFQEEEPQVFTNPATQTTLRTSGAQSEESNEHTSQERPYHQRPVDVDIPDHERDDFDDPDTSRHDDQDDIHEDGHQDQDDGDSYQEEDHDDNERRPAQHEELDRWESHENYDDHKEHYDMGEHEEDRDRIHYGSKEYDDGDDTYDEHKSHEDHGDDHDDHNGEHHDVSEEHLDHDDHDDGDKHYDDNHYVDPDDHDDREHKDTESYDDHNSREDDSRQHVIFSVVSDEHQNVSQRGAERKSTTDDAWLDGYPVDLEDGDSTTEKVRPEDKDRRRFVKTTPRPNEVEIHRPAPYTSSPEEHESPTTVHEFEVGVLEKLWPDSIRTPTPDHLEPSDSPSYSKTGDYSTQQAVPTDSWMGDLTEQPFLDHGPNPPVRKDGFMLNLPGETGERGELEGEKGETICVDGDCPPHPPSSSSRGPTVAAIIVAICAVATAVIVAVWCYRRQQQKSSAYEMNGKGQSQTRQGQQIEMQQKV; this is encoded by the exons atgctGGATCGTTATCATCACAAATTGCTGCTGTTTGGATGCCTGGCTTGTCTTCTGGTGACTGTTGTAAATGGGGACG GTCGAGTGTTTGTGTTGGACGTGAGGAACTCCTCGGGCCTGCAGGGCTTCCGAGATGCTAAGCAAGCTTGTTCCTCGCAACATGGCCGCTTGGCATCAGTAGAGGAGCTCCGTCATGCTGTGGTGGAGTgcttcttctccccatgcaccCGCGGGTGGCTCTACGGGGGCTCAGTAGG GACCACAGTGTGTGATGTGGTGGGCGGTGTGCTGAAAGCCATAGAGGTGAGGATAGAAAATGCTACAGAGGATGCTGCACACTTGGACGCCTTCTGTATCAAAGGCGAAg ATGAGCCTTGCGGAGATCCCCCAGCGTTTCCTAATGCACATCTGCATAGTCACTCTGGGTCTGAGATGGGAGATGAGCTACTGTACACTTGTGTCCCTGGTTATGTGATGCCCAGTGGACAGACTACCTTCAGTCTGCTGTGTGACAGTTGCAGGGAGTGGTACGGACTGGTGCAGATTTGTGTTAAAG AAGAGGCTGAAAGTCACACAGACTATGAAGACAAGTTTACAGATTCCTATGTAGAGACAGAGCGTCACCCCGAGACACCAGTGGAAGCTCATGGCAGTGTGCACGAGGAGGTGCATGGAGCTGCATACCCACATGGAGAGAGGAGTGTGGAGCAGCAAGAGACAAGTTTTAGAGGCAAAGCAGAGGAGGACCATCAAGGCAAAAAGCGTAAAGTAGGAGGAGAGGTGGCTGACCATGGTAAAACATTTGAAGGAGCTTCAgttgaaggagaaaaaaataaggaacGGGCTGTTGAGGACTTCATAGGTCACCAGACGTGGGAGCAGGAGAGAACTGAGGTGGTCAAGACTGATAGAGTGGAAGCCACAGAAGCACCTGTCTCTCTTCTATCCCAAAAACATATGTTCTGGTTCCCCTCTGAGACCTTCCAGGAGGAGGAACCTCAGGTCTTCACCAACCCAGCCACACAAACAACCCTGAGAACCTCAGGCGCCCAATCTGAGGAGAGTAATGAGCACACGAGCCAAGAAAGACCCTATCATCAACGTCCTGTTGACGTTGATATTCCTGATCATGAACGAGATGATTTTGATGATCCTGACACCAGCCGCCATGATGACCAGGATGACATCCATGAAGACGGCCACCAAGATCAAGATGATGGTGACAGCTATCAGGAGGAAGACCATGATGATAATGAGAGGCGACCAGCTCAACATGAAGAGCTGGATAGATGGGAAAGCCATGAAAACTATGATGATCACAAGGAGCATTATGACATGGGTGAACATGAAGAGGACCGCGATCGCATTCACTATGGCAGCAAGGAGTATGACGATGGAGATGATACGTACGATGAACACAAAAGCCATGAGGATCATGGTGATGATCATGATGATCATAATGGAGAACATCATGATGTTTCTGAGGAACATCTAGACCATGATGACCATGATGATGGTGACAAACATTATGATGACAACCATTATGTTGACCCTGATGATCATGATGACCGAGAACACAAAGATACTGAGAGCTATGACGATCACAATAGCCGTGAAGATGATAGTCGTCAGCATGTCATCTTTTCTGTAGTATCTgatgagcatcagaatgtcagTCAGAGGGGAGCAGAAAGAAAGTCCACCACAGACGACGCCTGGCTAGATGGCTACCCTGTTGATCTAGAAGATGGTGACTCCACAACAGAGAAGGTAAGACCAGAGGATAAAGACAGAAGGAGATTTGTCAAGACGACACCCAGACCCAATGAGGTGGAAATTCACAGACCTGCTCCTTACACCAGCTCACCCGAGGAGCACGAGTCTCCAACCACAGTGCATGAATTTGAAGTAGGGGTTTTAGAAAAGCTGTGGCCTGACTCCATCAGGACCCCTACTCCTGACCATTTGGAGCCTTCAGACTCTCCTTCATACTCCAAGACTGGAGACTATAGCACACAACAAGCAGTTCCCACCGACTCTTGGATGGGTGACCTCACAGAGCAGCCCTTCCTTGATCATGGCCCAAATCCTCCAGTGCGCAAAGACGGCTTCATGCTCAACCTGCCTGGTGAGACTGGTGAGAGGGGAGAGCTGGAAGGGGAGAAGGGAGAAACAATATGTGTGGATGGTGACTGCCCTCCCCATCCTCCAAGCTCCTCCAGCCGAGGTCCCACTGTGGCAGCCATTATTGTGGCAATTTGTGCCGTCGCAACAGCAGTCATTGTTGCGGTGTGGTGTTACCGAcggcagcagcagaagagctcaGCATATGAGATGAATGGGAAGGGCCAAAGTCAGACCAGACAGGGCCAACAGATAGAGATGCAGCAAAAAGTGTAG